The genomic region TCATTAATAActtaaaattactttatttcatttaatgttttgaaatatgttataGGCCTACGTGTAATAATTGTTGTGAATTCACACATAGTAGcctataatatactgtatatagtatatactgtatatatatgaaatatcaGCTCAGAGCTGCAgatattttttgcagtgtggagCTCAGCTGTCCTCTTTCAGCTTTGTTGAAGTGAAAGTCCGATGTTCAGAAAAAGGAAGCAGCCAACGCCACTGCCAACCATACAGTCTATGCTGCTAACAGGAAATCAGGCAGCAACCGCTGTCATCTGCACAACTCATGTTGGTCTCATGTTTACCATAAAACATGCAAGCCACATCTGAAGTAATAGGTCATGGTGAAGGCGTAATAGTTGAAGTAACATTTCCCTCAGTTATTCCTAAAATGTGGTGTGTATTTTGTCACTACAAAATAGTTCATTCCTGCCAGGGAAgaggtaaataataaaaataaaaggtgaaatagctaatgaaaaaaagcagtttAGCTACTTCATTCAAAATCTTAGAACAAAATATTCatgacaaatatttttttttgcttgataGAATGTAGGCCTGTTAATGCATCACTTGGGTTTACTgttataagttatttttatactaCACCCTACATTGCGTAACATTTTGTTATGCACCGCTTTAGTTTCAAAATGCAGTTCGCCTGGCCTGGGCTTGTTCAATCTCAAAACAGGTTGCACCGTTTTGCCACGGTTCCTGGGTTCTCATCCACGTGTTGAACCAAATGCTCCATCGGGATGGTGTGAAACTGTGTGTATCTTTGAGATATGTTCTCTTGTTATGTGGGTCTCTCCTTTATTGGCTGTGTCAGaggtgatacccaatcagcaAAGATGtcttttagttaaaaaaacgtCTTGCAAAATTGTCTGGGCTGAACCTGGCCCGTTTACCActgttttaaaacaattgtAGACTTGTATTTGTCATGACTACATTACGCATGATCAGAAACAAGCAAGTCAACAACATAAACTGTTAATATTAACGGCCAAAGCATCCGGTTCGACAAAGTACTGCAAATGCGGAAATGCCGTAAACCTGCATTATGTCTGAATTCCAACAGGGGGCGACACGTGTGGTTGCATAATTCAGGacggtttctgtagaagtctatgagaaagtgaaccacttctcacttgatttattacctcaggaGACAGTTTCAtgatgagtttatggtctcaatcactagttttacgtcttctgcaacacagaatgttGCTAGTTCTTTAAATAACGGTCTCGTGGATTTTAAAACTGACGATAAAGCAGTGGGGGTTTTAGCGCGTGGGTATGATATAAATGACAGTTTGCGACCTGTCTTATATGTAATATAACTGTGGGacaaagatttatttaaaacatagaAAAGCTAAATCTTACCTCAAATTATGTAGGCtagctttcagcagcagttACATCCAGATTTTCAGTAAAAGTGTGTAACACAGAGTGTTAGCAGCGTTGCCAGCTCTCAGCCAACGTCACAGTTAAAGTCACAGCTCGCCCCTTCTGTCTTGCAGCCTTTTAATTAACGATTCTCTCACCAACGACTTTCTCTTCTTAGCTGCCTCCGTGACCTCTTTGGTCTCTTTGCCCCTGACATTATGTCCGGATAAAATCCAGTTAGATTCCCAGCTCGCCCTGCTGGGCGGTcaataatacatccatggttctGGCACGACTCCAGCGCTTTCCTGCCAGTATCCTCTCCTCCGCAATCCTCCAATTTAGAGACCCGCATGCAACGTTTAATTTCCTGCAAGCTcctttgcttttaaaatgatgtaCTGTATTAATGTATATGTGTTTTCTATAGcaatttactttaattattaGAGATACTGCTTGTAAAACCTTCCACGTGCGCAGAAATGCCATTGCAGCTGATAGTGTTGGATATTTAAGATGCAAAGTAACAACTGATTCAAAGATTTTacctggtttaaaaaaaatctttaaagagcccatattatgctcattgtcaggttcataattgtattttgaggttgcaccagaataggtttacatggtttcaatttcaaaaaacaccatatttgtgttCCACAGCACATTGCTCTATATCCGGTTTTCCCCGTGTGTTtaagtctctgttttagctacagagggGGACATCTCAATTTCTTTACTATCTTTTGTCTGGGAGTCGCACacgcgcagtagctaggtacgATCTAGATAGACCTAGCtactgtttctccaactttggtcagtccaaggcagaattagctgggagacttcttctaaacgagggcacacttgtggaatacctgcagaacagggacatggatgtagttcttttgtagattatgggtaactagtgtgtgttgtagcagtgttttgccattgagaactaGCTAGCATGCCGGCCACAGTTAGCCACattgtctcggctagtgacgtagaaagccgtgaagattttgaacagctcacctaaagacagaggacattcagaaaccgtatctcactcaaaacagcatgggtagtttttttttccaagtttgtatgcgtgtggaagcaccagagtcacaaaataactaataaaataactaactaaataacacaaaataactaataaaataaccaactaaataacacaaaataattaataataaaccccagaaaaaatgattttctttcataatatgggcacttaaaacattttttttaaagtttttaggaaagtcttttttttggtttccttTGCATCATTTCTCAAACagtcttttttcttctatttaaagtgaagattttttacagtgtgcagTAAGGCTGTGTTGCTGTGGTGACTCAGTGtttcagcagctgtgtgtttaaatgtgtgagtgtgatgaCAGTTTGTCAGTAAGTCTTTGACAGTTGTTTTGTTCATGATGAAGCTCGTTCTGCTCCTCGCTCTCCTCACAGGTAACTTATTTTCACTTTACATTAGCGCTGACTTCATTTAAAAGTGATCAGACAAGTAAACTAAAAAGTTTTAACTCCTGTCGAGGTTTTCAACTCGACCATACATCTTTAACTTCAGTCTGTAGGTGTGTTTTGTCTCTATGTGCATTTTGTAACTGTGTGCATttatcatatatttattattatcatctttaCCCTTTTTTGTTTATCTATTACATGAGAAGAATGTCTCTTTTTGTCCCCCAAAAATGCTGTTATTTGCCATTTTTGTACTGTTTCTTTTGACAAAGACTCATTATTAATATCAATTTTAATAACTTATGTAATTGGGTGTGTTGGATTTAGCTGTGACAGTTTCCTTTTTAACAGCAGTGGAACAGCTGCAGCTCAACACCATAAGATACCAGCTTTCTGATAAAGGGCACAAACCCAACTTGTTATGGGTTGTACTTTTATATCTGTCAGATCAGTTCAGTCTCTATAGTCTCGCATGTGCTATTTAACTTTCAGCTCAGCTAAAACCCGAAAGCAAAAATTTAACTTAAGAGtttataacaataaaacacatcaaagcAGATAAGAACAGGTTGTTATCTTtccaataaataattaaaataattttagctTCAGCACAAAGTGTGACCTTAAATCTGGAGTGCCCGTTTGTGTCTCCACAGTGAGTGAATGTGACGACAACACAGTTACTGTTCAAACAGGTGAAGACATCACTCTGCCCTGTAAATATGACATCAAAATATACAAAGCACTGTCAGTTTGTTGGGGTCGTGGACAAATACCAAGCTCAGGCTGCAACAACCAGCTCGTCGCCACAGACGGACatgaagtaaaagaagaaaccaGAGTTTCCAGCAGGTATAAGTTACTGGGACGACTGGATGATGGAGATGTTTCTCTGACGATACTGAATGTCTCAGAGACGGACGCTGGACACTATGGGTGCAGAGTGGAAATACCCGGATGGTTCAATGATGACAAACATCACTTCATTTTGAGCGTGAGGACAGGTGAGAAATGATTTGAAAGATCCTAACATTTGTGCAGGAGGgcttatactgtacatacatacaacgtCGCAGCCGTGAACTGTTGGGTGGGAAAAGAGGTGATGCCAATTTATTCAcgtttggctttttttccccactttaattttaaattcacTTGATCACAGAACAAACTGTTTTATTCTGATGATGGCATTAATGCCAACAAGATTTAAATCACTAACTGGAGTTATGAGAAAGAAAGCTCTGTCCCTTGGATACATTATTCTACAGTTTTTATGTAGCTCTCTTAATGTtccatatttttattgtttcatattGGTATGACTAAAGTAGGCCGTTcgttccttaaaaaaaaaaaattctaactaAATTGGAAAGAGTCTCTGTCGTCTGTGCTTTAATTTTCTCGACAACCATTCATCTGATCACCTTCACACTTGGCTGGTGTATTGCTGAGGACCTGAGGAAGTTCAGTGTGGAATGTGAGCTCTTGAGATCTACTGGACATCTGTCTTAGTGGTGCGTTATGTACACATGTGTAGTGTAAACAGTATGCTGGGTTCAGCTCGCTACAGTCCATTCAAGAACAGATCAAGAAAGTGAGACCGGAGATGTTACTTTGTAGGAAACTATTTTAAGAATCAATGTACTGCTCAATGAATGGTTTTGTTACGGAAAATAGCCTGGTCCCAAATAGTGAGCTGTTAGCAAATGGCGCGTATACTTTAACAATGCTTGGGGACGCAATAATGTCATGGCAGGTGTAACGCTGAGAACTCAAGAAAGTGCAGTGTCATGTTTGAAGTTGTTTGGATAAGCAGGCCCATTTTCAACATGCACtgcattagtttaaaaaagtatcatAAAACGTATTGAAGGTTGCAGCTAGCTGGGTTTTTCCATCAGAATATAAAGAGTAACAGGTGGACAGGACCAGAGAGAAGAGTCTCAGAGCTCCAGGAATCAAAAGATGCATAACATCAACTTTTCCAATTCCCTCTGTTGCCAACAGCTGTCGTCAGCATATTGCAATAACGGATGTCTCGCAGGGATATTTTGTGATGTTGCACGTGTTAATGTCACACTGGTTTCTGTTTCAGCTCCGCAGACAACCACATTAAGAACATTAAACGAGCCGTCTACAGAGCAGACAGCAGCCACTTATACAGCAGGTACAACACAAACCCAAAGAGAGGAGGACGATTCATTCACAGTCAATGCAGATCAATCT from Etheostoma cragini isolate CJK2018 chromosome 13, CSU_Ecrag_1.0, whole genome shotgun sequence harbors:
- the LOC117955676 gene encoding hepatitis A virus cellular receptor 1 homolog — encoded protein: MMKLVLLLALLTVSECDDNTVTVQTGEDITLPCKYDIKIYKALSVCWGRGQIPSSGCNNQLVATDGHEVKEETRVSSRYKLLGRLDDGDVSLTILNVSETDAGHYGCRVEIPGWFNDDKHHFILSVRTAPQTTTLRTLNEPSTEQTAATYTAGQMSSTQLLLTSHTSNIESKERSGMSMVLLFALFGLIALIIAGVAFLIIASRRMQLNKMPQQQVTSSVMFSSTASTLHLQSQGLAVENIYQIDGGGDGGEYESCP